The following are from one region of the Lepeophtheirus salmonis chromosome 8, UVic_Lsal_1.4, whole genome shotgun sequence genome:
- the Sec6 gene encoding exocyst complex component 3, giving the protein MDIEKLEEETKKKAAKKVANMLYAPDKLEKVSQYKVNVSRKKASVEAMLKTAMQSQLDGVKTGLEQLQSALADMQQVTESVAEIEETLKELPLLQDKLYDIKIETQKHSQLLTAKENLKHLFTVPETVQQTETWIMEGKLLEAHKAMVDLENSRDDLLFELHKLPHQSSNDREVLKEYFEPLTSLSYKMEKQIKFALQRSLNTVRKDPKVVVTALRIIEREEKSDEECFQRQKSTGFIPPGRPKNWREKAMDALKTHVMERLEGNQLEIRSENKMWLVRHLEVIRMIACEDLRIVKSLFQPIFPPRYKIMDHFIQLYQQALSNRLLEIIDAGLEGQEYVSILSWILQTYPGKEMMRNINLQISSDKILPLLNTATMEKLQKEYLNNIEDNYKNWMRNSLAQEVQDWKRREDPDLDIDQCYHTSAPIIIYQMIDEHLQVAATISPELINKVMVLSMTEITNYGDMYQVEIQNYKNTYFNDRRTIHLFTRYMMAIVNNCDRFEELAQDLKERWWKPGYHDNEAVSKFETLIHTFQILRDESIGYLLDEAFMDILVHFQDILTPKWLMSSNQIDTICLTLGDFFNDYTFLKQKNFERVMSKAQDRFAVEYITSMFQPSLLGFIKGTFSQDESFDRRGSADKIIDEAKKAKDLFNNVAEDIANYDSPFDALALLAEVFKCDSELLSLELGTFVKKYPDITFEQLYCLLHLRGDLSKSDARIMAQEVLPGGLNNKTSTTLHARSIFFTNQFK; this is encoded by the exons ATGGATATTGAGAAGTTGGAAGAGGAGACGAAGAAGAAAGCTGCCAAGAAAGTGGCTAATATGCTCTATGCTCCTGACAAGTTGGAAAAG GTCTCTCAATACAAAGTAAATGTGTCTCGTAAGAAGGCCTCCGTGGAGGCCATGCTTAAAACAGCAATGCAGTCGCAACTTGATGGAGTCAAAACAGGACTTGAGCAATTACAGTCCGCCCTTGCTGACATGCAACAAGTAACGGAGAG TGTTGCTGAGATTGAGGAGACCTTAAAGGAACTGCCACTTCTTCAAGATAAACTCTACGatataaaaattgagactcaGAAGCATTCTCAACTTTTAACGGCGAAGGAAAACTTGAAGCATCTTTTTACAGTACCTGAGACGGTTCAACAGACAGAGACCTGGATTATGGAGGGGAAACTATTAGAAGCCCATAAA GCCATGGTGGATTTAGAGAACTCCAGAGATGATCTTTTATTTGAGTTACACAAGCTTCCTCATCAATCCTCCAATGATCGTGAGGTTCTAAAGGAGTACTTTGAGCCCCTCACTTCATTGTCGTATAAAATggagaaacaaataaaatttgctcTACAACGCTCCTTGAATACTGTAAGGAAGGATCCGAAAGTTGTTGTTACTGCTCTAAGAATAATTGAGAGAGAAGAAAAGTCGGATGAAGAGTGTTTTCAAAGACAAAAAAGCACGGGCTTCATTCCACCAGGCCGACCTAAGAATTGGAGGGAAAAGG CAATGGATGCTCTCAAAACTCACGTTATGGAGAGACTAGAAGGGAATCAATTGGAGATTAGGagtgaaaataaaatgtggCTGGTTAGACATCTGGAAGTTATTCGTATGATAGCCTGTGAAGATTTGAGAATTGTCAAATCTCTTTTTCAACCTATATTCCCTCCAAGATATAAGATAATGGATCATTTCATACAATTATATCAACAAGCCTTGTCTAATAGG CTTTTAGAAATAATTGATGCTGGGCTTGAAGGCCAAGAATATGTTTCAATTTTATCTTGGATTCTTCAAACCTATCCAGGAAAGGAAATGATGAGAAACATTAATTTGCAAATCTCATCTGATAAAATCCTGCCCCTGTTGAATACTGCCACAATGGAAAAGCTTCAAAAGGAATATTTGAAT aatatagaagataattataAGAATTGGATGAGAAATAGTTTAGCCCAAGAGGTTCAAGATTGGAAACGAAGAGAGGATCCGGATCTTGATATTGATCAATGTTACCACACTTCTGCACCAATCATTATTTATCAG ATGATAGATGAACATTTGCAAGTGGCTGCAACCATTTCTCCAGAGTTAATCAACAAAGTTATGGTTCTGAGTATGACGGAAATTACAAATTATGGAGATATGTATCAAGTAGAGATTCAAAACTACAAAAACACGTACTTCAATGACAGACGAACC ATTCATCTATTTACAAGATACATGATGGCCATAGTAAATAACTGTGATCGTTTCGAAGAGTTGGCTCAGGATTTAAAAGAGCGTTGGTGGAAACCTGGATATCACGATAACGAAGCTGTATCCAAATTTGAAACTCTTATCCACACTTTTCAAATTCTGAGAGATGAAAGTATTGGCTATCTCCTTGATGAAGCATTTATGGATATCCTTGTTCACTTTCAAGATATTTTAACTCCCAAATGGTTGATGAGCTCAAATCAAATTGATACGATTTGTTTGACACTTGGAGACTTTTTTAATGACTAcacttttttgaaacaaaaaaactttgagagaGTTATGTCAAAGGCTCAAGATCGATTTGCTGTTGAATATATCACGTCCATGTTCCAGCCATCCCTCCTTGGATTTATCAAAGGAACTTTTAGTCAAGATGAAAGTTTTGATAGGCGAGGGTCTGCTGATAAA ATAATTGATGAGGCTAAAAAAGCGAAGGATCTGTTTAATAATGTGGCTGAAGACATTGCAAATTATGACTCTCCGTTTGATGCGCTTGCATTACTAGCCGAAGTTTTCAAGTGCGACTCTGAGCTTTTGTCGCTTGAACTTGGAACGTTTGTTAAAAAGTATCCAGATATTACATTTGAGCAG ttatactGTTTGTTGCATTTGAGAGGAGATTTGTCTAAAAGCGACGCACGGATCATGGCTCAAGAAGTACTTCCTGGTGGGCTCAATAACAAGACCTCTACCACTTTACATGCTCgttctatttttttcacaaatcaatttaaatag
- the LOC121122551 gene encoding uncharacterized protein, whose protein sequence is MSHHLIMETIKEEDPIHLSHHSIPPPHPPPKPKKFWPEKPSTEKIKANTVLTNLQRGNIPTMQTIVEPESIRNLHQRAGQGELTATDILSNDPNLLDASGKSLLMWASSYGQTPTVSLLLRHGADSQLRARENETALHLAASHGHHDTVKVLLAHGAQVDALDENACTPLMFAALMNHPHSVNELILYHADITLTNINGDTAYSLASLRKSDLARAVIENSLISLLKRSKN, encoded by the coding sequence ATGTCGCATCATCTCATCATGGAGACGATCAAGGAGGAGGATCCCATTCACCTCTCCCATCATTCTATTCCTCCGCCACATCCTCCCCCCAAACCCAAGAAATTTTGGCCCGAGAAGCCTTCAACCGAGAAAATAAAGGCCAACACAGTACTCACAAATCTGCAAAGAGGGAACATCCCAACCATGCAAACGATTGTAGAGCCAGAATCCATCCGAAATTTGCATCAAAGAGCGGGACAAGGAGAGCTCACAGCCACTGACATCCTTTCCAATGATCCAAATCTCCTTGATGCCTCTGGAAAAAGCCTTTTGATGTGGGCATCCTCCTATGGACAAACACCCACCGTCTCTCTCCTCCTTCGACACGGAGCAGACTCTCAATTAAGGGCTCGGGAAAACGAAACAGCTCTTCATCTAGCAGCATCCCATGGGCACCATGATACAGTCAAAGTCCTTCTTGCTCATGGAGCACAAGTAGATGCACTTGATGAAAATGCATGTACGCCCCTCATGTTTGCAGCTCTCATGAATCATCCGCATTCCGTCAATGAACTCATTCTCTATCATGCGGATATTACTCTCACAAATATCAACGGGGATACGGCCTATTCCCTTGCCTCTCTTCGTAAATCGGATCTTGCTCGGGCTGTCATTGAGAATAGTTTAATTTCACTTctgaaaagaagtaaaaattaa